One Candidatus Epulonipiscium sp. genomic region harbors:
- the rplK gene encoding 50S ribosomal protein L11, with translation MAKKVTGMIKLQIPAGKATPAPPVGPALGQHGVNIMGFCKEFNERTAQQAGLVIPVVITVYQDRSFTFITKTPPAAVLLKKACKIDSGSGVPNKDKVATISKEEVRKIAELKMSDLNAATVEAAISMVSGTARSMGIVVQD, from the coding sequence ATGGCGAAGAAAGTTACTGGAATGATTAAATTGCAGATTCCTGCAGGAAAGGCAACACCGGCACCACCGGTTGGACCTGCTTTAGGTCAACATGGTGTAAATATTATGGGATTTTGTAAAGAGTTCAATGAAAGAACAGCACAACAAGCAGGACTTGTTATTCCTGTTGTTATAACTGTTTATCAAGATAGAAGCTTTACATTTATCACAAAGACTCCACCGGCAGCAGTATTACTTAAAAAAGCATGTAAAATTGACTCTGGTTCTGGAGTGCCTAACAAAGATAAAGTTGCAACAATTTCTAAAGAAGAAGTTAGAAAGATTGCTGAACTTAAAATGTCCGATCTTAATGCTGCAACTGTAGAAGCTGCTATTAGTATGGTTTCTGGAACAGCAAGAAGCATGGGAATAGTTGTACAAGACTAA